In Nostocoides sp. HKS02, the DNA window TACGTCTCGCAGTTCGGGTTCAAGGGCCCGGACCAGCAGAAGAAGACCGGCGTCCTGTCCGGTGGCGAGCGCAACCGCCTCAACCTCGCGCTCACCCTCAAGGAGGGCGGCAACCTGCTGCTCCTCGACGAGCCCACCAACGACCTCGACGTCGAGACCCTGGGCTCCCTCGAGAACGCGCTGCTCGACTTTCCCGGCTGTGCGGTCGTCATCAGCCACGACCGGTGGTTCCTCGACCGGGTGGTGACGCACATCCTGGCCTACGAGGGCGACGACGAGAACCCCAGCAAGTGGTACTGGTTCGAGGGCAACTTCGAGGCGTACGAGTCCAACAAGGTCGAGCGTCTCGGCGCGGACGCCGCGCGCCCGCACCGGGTCACCTACCGCAAGCTCACCCGCGACTGACGCGCGCGACCTCGGTCAGCGCGCTCGGACGAGCCGCAGGCCGAGGTCCGCGTAGGCCTCGCCGATGGCCTGCGGCGTGCGCTTGATCTCCGGGTCGTACCACCGCGCCACGTCGACGGCCATCGACATCAGCGCCAAGGTCGTATCGGGGACGTCGTCGACGGCGAACTCGCCGCTGGCCACGCCGTCCGCAACGACCTGCCGCAGCACGCCGTCGATCTCCTTGCGCAGGGCGAGCACGGCGTCGCGGTGCTCGGAGGTGAGGTTGGCGAACTCGTACTGCACGATCCGGGCGACGCGGAAGTGCTCGGCATGCCACTGGGCGAAGGTCGCCATGATCGCCCGCAGGGCCTCGCCCGGGGAGTCGGCGCCGTCGGCGGCAGCCAGCAGCAGGTCGCGGGCCGCCACGTGCCCCTCGCGGCTGAGCTGGTACAGCAGCTCCTCCTTCGAGGCGAAGTGGACGTAGACCCCGGCGGGCGACAGCCCGGCCCGCGAGGCGATGTCGCGGGTGGTGGTCGCGTGGAAGCCCCGGTCGGCGAACGCCTCGGCGGCCGCATCGAGGAGGCGGTGCGGGGCGTCGGTGCCCGTTTCCGCGGGCCGCGCAGGGGAGGACATGGTTGACAGCATGCCTCAGTCATCGCAGACTAAGCAAGCGCTTAGTCACCTTGGAGGAACGCCATGCCCCGCAACATCTACGGCCCCGACCACGAGGCCTTCCGCAGCTCGGTCCAGGAGTTCGTCGACCGGACCCTGAAGCCCCGCGCCGAGCAGATGCTCGAGGTCAAGTCGATCGACCGCGACATCTGGAAAGAGGCCGGCAGCCAGGGCCTCTTCGGCCTCGACATCCCGGAGGAGTTCGGGGGCGCCGGCGCGGAGGACTACCGGTTCAACGCGATCGCCGCCGAGGTCATCTCAGGCTTCAACTTCGCGGTGTCCTCCTGCTTCGGCATCCACTCGGACGTGTGCCCCCCGTACCTCGTCGACCTTGGCACCCAGGAGCAGAAGCAGCGCTGGCTGCCCGGCATGGCCAACGGTGACCTCATCTGCGCGATCGCGATGACCGAGCCGTCCGGTGGCTCCGACCTGGCCGCCCTCAAGACCACGGCCTTGCGCGACGGTGAGGACTGGATCCTCAACGGGTCCAAGACCTTCATC includes these proteins:
- a CDS encoding TetR/AcrR family transcriptional regulator; its protein translation is MSSPARPAETGTDAPHRLLDAAAEAFADRGFHATTTRDIASRAGLSPAGVYVHFASKEELLYQLSREGHVAARDLLLAAADGADSPGEALRAIMATFAQWHAEHFRVARIVQYEFANLTSEHRDAVLALRKEIDGVLRQVVADGVASGEFAVDDVPDTTLALMSMAVDVARWYDPEIKRTPQAIGEAYADLGLRLVRAR